In the genome of Bacteroides mediterraneensis, the window GGAAAATATAATCAGCTGGAAGTGGTGAAGGAAGTGGACTTCGGCGTGTACCTCAATGGAGATGAAGACGGCGAAATTCTGCTTCCGAAACGGTATGTGCCCGAAGGTACCAAACCGGGTGATGTGTTGAACGTGTTCATCTACCTCGACATGGAGGAAAGGCTGGTGGCTACCACCTTGCAGCCGTATGTGCAGGTGGGTGAGTTTGCTTGTCTGGAAGTGGCATGGGTGAACCAGTTCGGGGCTTTCTTGAACTGGGGACTGATGAAGGACTTGTTCGTACCTTTCCGCGAGCAGAAAATGAAGATGCAGAAGGGAAAGCGTTATGTGGTGTATGTACACTTGGACGAGGAAAGCTACCGTATCGTGGCTTCAGCGAAAGTGGAGCATTTCTTGTCGACCGAAAAGCCGGATTACCAGCCGGGTCAGGAAGTGGAAGTACTGGTATGGCAGCGCACGGAGCTGGGATATAAGGTGATTGTGGAAAACAAGTTCAGCGGTATGCTGTACCACAATGAGATTTTCCAGCCTTTGGAAGTCGGCATGCGGCTGACGGCGTTTATCAAGCAGGTACGTCCGGATGGAAAGATTGACCTGGTATTGCAGAAGGCTGGTGCCCGGAAGGTGGATGATTTTTCGGAGGTGCTGTGGCAATATATCAAGGACAACGACGGATTCACTCCGCTGAACGACAAGACAGATGCGGAAGTGATTTACCACACGTTTGGGGTAAGCAAGAAGACTTTCAAGAAAGCGGTCGGCGATTTGTATAAGAAACGTCGCATTGTATTGGAAGAAGACGGCATACATTTGGCTTGAGTCAATCCATCTAAAATAAAAAGTGCTGAAGTTTCTGGAGAAAGTTCCGGAGGGCTTCAGCACTTTGTATTTATAGACGCTTAGAGAGAGATTTTCGGTCGTGGTCTGCTTCCTTTTTCTGGTTCTGTCGGGAGCGGCTTTGTCCGGGTTTTACCGTAGTACCTTTGTTCGGCTTTGCCTGAGGGCGGGTGGCCGGCCGTCTTTGTGGAGCGGCTTCAGGTCTTCGCTGTGGTTGGTTTTCTGGCCTTTTTTGTGGACGTGCTTCCGGACGGGCCTGAGGCCGGTTGTTGGGCTTTTGTACAGGTCGGTATTCCGGTCTGCCGTTTGCCACGGGTTGGTGTCCCGGGCGGGGAGCCGGTGTCCAGTGATTGTCTTTAGGTGGGCGATTCCCCGGTTTTGGTCTGGCAAAATCCTTGGGACGCAGCTGGGGACTGATATGGCACGGACGGCTGTACACCGGATGGCGATAGCGTATCGGATAGTTTCTCCGGTAGAAGCTGGCACCGCCGAAATGGGCCCGGCAGTGTCCTCCCCGGTAGGTCAGGTAGTGGCGGGGCGGACCGAAGTAAAAATAGTTCCGGTTGGGATATACTTGATAAATACGGAGGTAGCACACGCTGTTGAGGGCATAAATGGGGCGGAAGAAGTATTCTATTCCCATGAAGCGTACATATTCCGCATTGGAAAGTACCCAGCGGAGGTCATCGTTGCGTTCGTCCAGGTAGCGGTAGTAGGCATCCAGGGCGTGGCTGTCGGCTATGGCGATGCCTGAAAGGTAAGGACCTACGTTGTTCAGGAAATCGTAGTTGATTTCATACAGGTCGTTGTATTGGTCGGTGCTCAGATGCAGTTCGAAGGCCATGCGGTCGGTCAGGAAGCGTGCGTTGATTCGGAAATCTCCGAGGCCGGAGGCGCGACCGGACAAGGCGGTCAGGCAGAAGGCCAGTAAGCAGAGGAAAAATGTCTTTGTTTTCATAAGCGTTGTCTTTACCGGCTGAATGTGATTCCTTCAGCTTTTTGTTATGTGACAAAATTAGCAGAAGAAAAAGCGCGGGTCAAGATGAAAACGCCCATTCTTTGATAGGGTTTTCCCTATCTTGTATAGGAATTTCGCCGTTTGGCTTACCGGATAATCTTGAGGAATTTCTCGATGTCTCTCCGAATCATCTGATAAAGAGGCGAGTGAGTATAGAAGTTGTTCCGGTGGATGACGACTTCCACACCCACCTGGCTCCGCTGGTAGCTGGTCAGTTCGTTGTGCAGCTGCATGTCGTGAAGGGCCAGGTCGTGAATCTGCTGTTCCCGTTCCCGGCGCAGCACGGTGCATACGGGGATTAACAGGCGCAGCACCACGTTGTCCATGATGTGATGGCCTTGGATGAACATATAGGTGTTGTCGGGATGTACACCGAGCTGTTCGAATTCTTTTTTCATGTCTTCAATCTCTCCCAAGGCATCAGGGTGACGGTGTTCCAGGTCGTGCAGTTTCCGGTTGACTTTTTTTGCCATGTTTTCCAGGCTCCGTTCCGGATGGTGGGTGCTGACCTGGTCCAGCTTGACGTACGAACAGAAATCCAGCAGGGAGAATTCGGAAAGGATGTGCCGGCGGTAGAACCACACCGACCAGATGAACAGCGGATAAGCAATCTGGGAATACAGTTTCATGAACTCCACAAAGTTGATGAGCTTGTGGTCGTTCAGGGTAGCCATGACACAGACCTCGTGCAGCCCTTCCGCGTAGCAATGATAGTTTTCGATGGCGTAAGCGTAGGTTTGCATCACGTAGGGACTTTCGATGATGTATTGGGAAGTATGGGTACGTCCTTGCAGGAGATAGTCGTAATCGCTGTCCACACAGGCAATCATGTTCTCGCCCAGTTGTTTCCCGAGCTGGTTCATCAGTACGGTTTTCTTGCCTTTGGCCAACGACGTCTGGGAAGGCAGCATCACTTCGAAGTAACGGGTGTTGTCTTCGTATTCCGAGAGGATGGTTCTCCAGAAAGAAATATCGTCGTAGCTTTCTACATAAGCCACGATTTTTCTTCTCGCACGTTTGGGCTTGAGGCTGTTGGCCGCTCCAATGTACAGGGAAGAAAGGTTCTCAGTCAGTCTTTTTCCCATACGGCTACTTTTTTTAACGGGTTGTAATGTCACTCACTTCGGTCACAGCATCCATCCAGCCGTTCATGATGAGGGCTGGAGAGTGGGTGGTCAGGATGATTTGTACGTTCGGATTCAGGCTCCGGATGAGAGAAATGAGGCGCTGCTGCCATTCCACGTGAAGGGAGATTTCCGGTTCGTCCATGAAAAGGGTACACGACTGGTTGTCCTGCACCAGCACGGTGAGCAGGATGACCAGCATCTGCTTTTCGCCGGAAGACAGCTGGTAGGGCGTCAGGATATCGCCGTCCTGTTCAAATAGGATTTCGTTGTTCTGGCGGAGGATTTTCTTTCCGGTCTCACTGAACAAATCGTCCATCAGGTCCTGGAAATGCGTCTTCGGTCGGGAGATATCGGCCGCCTTCGCCTGGTTCTCCGGTTTTCCGCTCGTCAGCAGAGAGATAATACGGTTGCCGATGTTCACCTGATAGTCCAGGTAGCGTCGCTGGAGCAGATAAAGCTGCCAGTCGAGCTCTGTCTTCACGTTCTGGTTTCCGATTTTATCCAGCAGTCCGGAGCTGAGCAGCGGACGGTCGAAACTGCGTATCACATCGAAGTGGATGTAGGTGGCATCTTCCGGATAGAAGGTGAACGATACTCCTTCATGCACTCCGTTGCTGAGGGCACCGCCTTCCAGGTCGCTCAGGCGGCGTACGGAGTTGTTCAGAATCGTGCTTTTCCCGATACCGTTCACTCCGCTCAGGATGTTGACGTCCGGGCGTAAATCCCAGGCAATGTTTTTCCGGCCCCATAAGCCTTTAATCTCAATGCGCTTGATGTATTCAGCTTGTTTCTTCATGGCTGTCTTTGTTTACACGTCAAACAAAAATAGCAATTTATCGGGAATAAATCAATGGGGAGCCGGTTCTTTTTTCAAAAACCTCGTAACTTTGCAGAAATTAGAGGGAAAGAGGGCTTCCACACGAGCGTGAAACTTGACCTCTGTAAGCTGAAGAATAGGAAATGAAGAAAGAAAATACAGTCATCCAATCGCCGGTGTTGTACTTGCAGCATCAGTATGAGCTGTTGAAGCTGGAGTATGAATATGAGAAAGCGCAGTTCAAGCAGCAGACCGAACTGATGGGCATCGGACGGAAAATCAAGCGAGGCATGTGCTGGTATCCCTTGTCGTTGGGAAGAAGTTATTACAACGCCTTGAACCAGCTGGTCATCGAGGTGGAACGGAAAGAGGACAAGGAGATTGAGCATCTGTTCGAGTATGGGCGTCCGGTGTGTTTCTTTACGCAGGACTTGTCGGGCAAACTGACCTACCTGAACTTTGTGGCCACGGTGAATTATGTGGAGGAAGACCGCATGGTGGTGATTCTGCCGGATGCCAATGCGTTGCTGGCTTTGCAGAGCAAGGAAGTGCTGGGGGTACAGCTGTATTTCGACGAGACCAGCTACCGGCTGATGTTCGAGGCGCTCAAGCAGGTTCTCAGTGCGAAGAACAACCGTCTGTCGGAACTGAGGGATATTTTTCACGGCACACAGCCCGTGTCCACCTTCTCGTTTCAGCCGGTGCGTTTCCCGTGGTTGAATCCCACGCAGGAAGGGGCGGTCAACAAGGTGTTGCATGCCAAGGATGTGGCCATTGTACACGGCCCTCCCGGAACGGGAAAGACGACCACGTTGGTGGAAGCCATTTATGAAACCCTCCACCGGGAAAATCAGGTGCTGGTCTGCGCACAGAGCAACATGGCCGTCGACTGGATCAGTGAGAAGCTGGTCGATCGGGGCGTGAGTGTGCTGCGCATCGGAAATCCCAGCCGGGTAAACGACAAGATGCTGTCGTTCACCTATGAGCGGCGTTTTGAGGCCCATCCGGATTACCCCCAGCTGTGGAGTATCCGCAAGGCCGTGCGCGAACTGTACGCCCGCAGCCGGAAAGGGACCGACCGGGAGAGCATCCGGCAAAAAATCAATTCGCTGAAAGACCGGGCCACGGAACTGGAAATCCGCATCAACGAAGCTTTGTTCAGTGAGGCAAGGGTGATTGCCTGCACGCTGGTGGGAAGCGCCAACCGTCTGCTGATGGGGCAGAAGTTCGGAACGGTATTCATTGACGAGGCGGCACAGGCGTTGGAAGCGGCCTGCTGGATTCCGTTGCGGAAAGCCGACCGGGTGATTCTGGCCGGCGACCATTGCCAGTTGCCGCCTACGGTGAAATGTCCGGAGGCCCTGCGTGCCGGACTGGGGCATACGCTGATGCAGTGCATTGTGAAGAACAAGCCGGAGGTGGTGTCGCTGTTGAAGGTACAGTACCGTATGAACGACGAAATCATGCGCTTCTCGTCCGACTGGTTTTACGGGGGCATGCTTCGTTCGGCTCCCGAAGTGAAATACCGCAGCATCCTGGACTTCGATACTCCGATAGAGTGGGTCAATACCGAGGGGATGGATTGCAACGAGGAGTTCGTGGGCGAAAACTACGGACGCATCAATAAGCCGGAGGCGGAACTGTCCATCGGGCAGTTGAAGGAATACATCACGAAAATCGGCCGGGAGCGTTTCCTGGAAGAACGCATCGACGTGGGACTGATTTCGCCGTACAAGGCGCAGGTGCAGTACCTCCGCCAGCTGGTCAAGAAAGATGCGTTCTTCAAGCCCTACCGTTCTCTGATAACCATTAATACGGTGGATGGTTTCCAAGGGCAGGAACGCGACGTCATCCTCATCAGTCTGGTACGGGCCAACGAAGACGGACAGATTGGTTTCCTGAACGATTTGCGCCGTATGAACGTGGCCATCACGCGGGCCCGCATGAAACTCATCATTCTGGGGGATGCCTCCACGTTGACCAAACATCCCTTTTATAAGAAGCTTTACGAGTATATCGGCAGTCTGCGGGAGTGAATTCGGAAATCGGGAGAAGGATATTCGCAAAATTTGCTTATCTTTATCCCGATTTTATTCACACTATTCTAATTTTTTATGTTGACAGACTTACTGCAAACTTCGTATTTTGCAATTTTCTTGATTGTAGCCTTGGGCTTTATGCTCGGACGTATCAAAGTGATGGGGTTGTCGCTCGATGTGTCTGCCGTGATTTTTATCGCCCTTGCTTTCGGGCATTGGGGCGTGTCTATTCCAAAGGAACTGGGAACCTTCGGGTTGGTGCTGTTCATTTTCACCATCGGCATCCAGGCCGGACCGGGTTTCTTTCATTCTTTCCGGAGCAAAGGAAAGACCTTGATTCTGATTACCTTGCTGATTGTGGCTTCTGCCTGTCTGACGGGGGTGGCCATGAAGTATCTTTTCGATATCGATACGCCCAGTATCGTGGGACTGATTGCGGGGGCGCTGACCAGTACGCCGGGCTTGGCGGTGGCCATCGACAGCACGCAGTCGCCGCTGGCTTCCATTGCCTACGGTATCGCCTATCCGTTTGGAGTGATTGGGGTGATTTTATTCGTGAAACTGCTTCCCAAGCTGATGCGCATCGACTTGAACGAAGAGGCCCGGCGTTTGGAAAAGGAACGGCGCAGCCAGTTTCCGGAACTGAACACCTGCCTGTTCCGGGTGACCAATCCTACCGTTTTCAACCGTACCCTGATTCAGTTGAATATCCGGGCCATGACGGGGGCCGTGATTTCGCGTTTGAAGCGGGGCGATGAGATTTTGATTCCGAAAGCCCATACCGTGTTGCAGGAAGGCGACCACATCCAGGCGGTGGGCAGTGAGGATTCCCTGAAGAATCTGGCCCTGATGCTGGGCGAACGGGAGGAAGGAGAACTTCCACTGAGCCATACGCAGAGTATTGAATCCTTGTTGCTGACCAAGAAAGACATGATTAACAAGCAGCTGGGTGAACTCAACTTGCAGAAGAACTTTGGTTGTACGGTAACCCGCGTCCGCCGAAGCGGTATCGATTTGTCTCCCTCGCCGGAACTGGCCCTGAAGTTTGGCGACAAACTGATGGTGGTGGGCGAAAAGGAAGGGATACAAGGAGTGGCCCGGTTGCTGGGGAATGACGTGAAACGCCTTTCGGATACTGATTTCTTCCCTATTGCCATGGGTATTGTGCTGGGTGTGCTGTTCGGTAAACTGCATATCTCCTTTGGAGGAGGGATGACCTTCTCTCCGGGACTGACCGGCGGCGTGCTGATGATG includes:
- a CDS encoding S1 RNA-binding domain-containing protein codes for the protein MSHIKLGKYNQLEVVKEVDFGVYLNGDEDGEILLPKRYVPEGTKPGDVLNVFIYLDMEERLVATTLQPYVQVGEFACLEVAWVNQFGAFLNWGLMKDLFVPFREQKMKMQKGKRYVVYVHLDEESYRIVASAKVEHFLSTEKPDYQPGQEVEVLVWQRTELGYKVIVENKFSGMLYHNEIFQPLEVGMRLTAFIKQVRPDGKIDLVLQKAGARKVDDFSEVLWQYIKDNDGFTPLNDKTDAEVIYHTFGVSKKTFKKAVGDLYKKRRIVLEEDGIHLA
- a CDS encoding DUF4435 domain-containing protein, translated to MGKRLTENLSSLYIGAANSLKPKRARRKIVAYVESYDDISFWRTILSEYEDNTRYFEVMLPSQTSLAKGKKTVLMNQLGKQLGENMIACVDSDYDYLLQGRTHTSQYIIESPYVMQTYAYAIENYHCYAEGLHEVCVMATLNDHKLINFVEFMKLYSQIAYPLFIWSVWFYRRHILSEFSLLDFCSYVKLDQVSTHHPERSLENMAKKVNRKLHDLEHRHPDALGEIEDMKKEFEQLGVHPDNTYMFIQGHHIMDNVVLRLLIPVCTVLRREREQQIHDLALHDMQLHNELTSYQRSQVGVEVVIHRNNFYTHSPLYQMIRRDIEKFLKIIR
- a CDS encoding AAA family ATPase → MKKQAEYIKRIEIKGLWGRKNIAWDLRPDVNILSGVNGIGKSTILNNSVRRLSDLEGGALSNGVHEGVSFTFYPEDATYIHFDVIRSFDRPLLSSGLLDKIGNQNVKTELDWQLYLLQRRYLDYQVNIGNRIISLLTSGKPENQAKAADISRPKTHFQDLMDDLFSETGKKILRQNNEILFEQDGDILTPYQLSSGEKQMLVILLTVLVQDNQSCTLFMDEPEISLHVEWQQRLISLIRSLNPNVQIILTTHSPALIMNGWMDAVTEVSDITTR
- a CDS encoding AAA domain-containing protein; the encoded protein is MKKENTVIQSPVLYLQHQYELLKLEYEYEKAQFKQQTELMGIGRKIKRGMCWYPLSLGRSYYNALNQLVIEVERKEDKEIEHLFEYGRPVCFFTQDLSGKLTYLNFVATVNYVEEDRMVVILPDANALLALQSKEVLGVQLYFDETSYRLMFEALKQVLSAKNNRLSELRDIFHGTQPVSTFSFQPVRFPWLNPTQEGAVNKVLHAKDVAIVHGPPGTGKTTTLVEAIYETLHRENQVLVCAQSNMAVDWISEKLVDRGVSVLRIGNPSRVNDKMLSFTYERRFEAHPDYPQLWSIRKAVRELYARSRKGTDRESIRQKINSLKDRATELEIRINEALFSEARVIACTLVGSANRLLMGQKFGTVFIDEAAQALEAACWIPLRKADRVILAGDHCQLPPTVKCPEALRAGLGHTLMQCIVKNKPEVVSLLKVQYRMNDEIMRFSSDWFYGGMLRSAPEVKYRSILDFDTPIEWVNTEGMDCNEEFVGENYGRINKPEAELSIGQLKEYITKIGRERFLEERIDVGLISPYKAQVQYLRQLVKKDAFFKPYRSLITINTVDGFQGQERDVILISLVRANEDGQIGFLNDLRRMNVAITRARMKLIILGDASTLTKHPFYKKLYEYIGSLRE
- a CDS encoding aspartate:alanine exchanger family transporter, producing MLTDLLQTSYFAIFLIVALGFMLGRIKVMGLSLDVSAVIFIALAFGHWGVSIPKELGTFGLVLFIFTIGIQAGPGFFHSFRSKGKTLILITLLIVASACLTGVAMKYLFDIDTPSIVGLIAGALTSTPGLAVAIDSTQSPLASIAYGIAYPFGVIGVILFVKLLPKLMRIDLNEEARRLEKERRSQFPELNTCLFRVTNPTVFNRTLIQLNIRAMTGAVISRLKRGDEILIPKAHTVLQEGDHIQAVGSEDSLKNLALMLGEREEGELPLSHTQSIESLLLTKKDMINKQLGELNLQKNFGCTVTRVRRSGIDLSPSPELALKFGDKLMVVGEKEGIQGVARLLGNDVKRLSDTDFFPIAMGIVLGVLFGKLHISFGGGMTFSPGLTGGVLMMALFLSAIGKTGPIIWSMSGPANQLLRQLGLLLFLAEVGTSAGKTLVATFQESGFLLFGVGALITLVPMLLAAVVGRLVFKVSLLDLLGTITGGMTSTPGLAAADSMTDSNIPGVAYATVYPIAMVFLILFIQLIALAVI